TAGGGACGGCTTCCAGCAATATATTTATAGTCTCATTTATTACTGAAAAAGCCCCAATGGCAATGATAGGCGCTACAAATAAACCTATAGTTGTGTCAAAATAATATAGCCTCGTTAAATATGTTAAAATACCTGCTATTATTATTGAAAAAGAAATAATGCTATCTCCTATTATATGAAAAAAGGAGCTTTTTATGTTTAAATTTTGATGAGTATCTTTATAAATTTTAAACCCTATTATTATATTAATAATAAAACTTATTGACGCAAACAAAATCATAAGTTTAGAATTTACTATTTCAGGATGAATTAACCTTAAGTAGCTTTCGTACATTAAAACAATAGAAATGATTAATAATAAAGCCGCATTCAACAAGGCGGTAAGTATGCCAAGCCTATGAAAACCGTAAGTATTTTTAGCGGTAGGTTCTTTTTTTATCTGAGATTGAGCAATCCATGCAAGCAATAAAGAAGACGCGTCCACAAAAATATGACCGGAATCGGCATAAAGCGCCATGCTTTTTGATATTATGGCGCCGAAAAATTCCGTTGCAAGCACGCATAATGTTAAAATAAAGGCTAATTTTAAATTTTTTTCATGCCGAATATGATTATGTTCATCCATAAATAATATATCATAAACAATATATAAAAAAGGCTTCATATTTTATATATTGTTTAATTTTAATAAAATAACTAATTTTGCTTTAATTTATTTAATTACTCGGAAATCTTTAAAATTTGAAAGACTATCTTGTCCATAAAGTTTTACTTCTTTCACTTTAACGTGAGCAGGTCCGATATGAACTATAGGTATAAGTTCTTTAATTTTTTCCTCTTCTCTTCTGACTTTACCGCTATAAACAAATTCAATTTTTTCAATTAATGGCGAATGGGCGAGAAAAGTTTTTTCAACGCCTACGCCGTATGAATTTTTTCTAACCGTAAATGAAAATCTTATTCCCGAACCTCTTTTAGCAATAACTACGCCTTCAAATATCTGTATTCTCTGTTTATCGCCTTCTTTAATTTTCTGATGAACTCTAAGAGTATCCCCTGCTTTAAATTCCGGAATATCTGTTTTTAAGGCTTCATGTTCAATTTTTTCTACTGATATTCATTGAATAAATCTGTTTCACTCTTTATTATAATATTAAACTGTTCCCTTTGTCAATACTTTTTTTTAATACCAAATAGGTGGATTAGTTAAACGTATATTTTAGTATTTTATATTAAATTATAATTATTAGCCTTTGGAAAGTCTGAAAAATAAAATTTATTTCGGAAAAAATATCAGATTAATTTTTTTGCAAATATTTTCTTTGTAAATTGGATGTTTCGTATACAAAGAAATAAATCGGATACCTTTTTCCATTTATAAATTTAAAAAATAATAGAAAATATTACAAGGTTCAATGAAATAAAATAAAAAAATGACTGCAGAAAAGTCAAACTTGGGGATTATTTTTTTCTAATGCAGGATTAAAGATTAGTTTGTTTGATGATTGATTTTTTAAAGGTTGGACTGTATAATACTAATTATGAATGCAATTAATAATACTGAAGATGCTTGCGATAACCATAACAGCCATGTTTCAAATTGCCTGATATGCGGAAGCAAATTACAATATCTGCAATCTTCTAAGGAATTGACCTGTTTTTACTGCGGAAAAAAAGAAAAATCAAATATTGTCTGCGCAAATGACGAATCGCATTACGTCTGCGATGATTGTCATAGTATCTCTTCAATTAATTATATTAAAGAATTTGTTATAAATACTGTCATCGAAAATCCTTTTGAAATTGCATTGTCTATATTAGAAAATAAAGACATTCCAATGCTTGGATGTCATCATTGCTATATTTTAACCGGTTCAGTTCTTGCAAGTTTGAAAAATAAAAAGCTTTTTAATATAGGCAATGAGGATATAGAAGAGGCTTTTTTCAGATTATCGAAACAGGCTGTAGGAGGCTATTGCGGACTAAGCGGCGTGTGCGGAATTGTCCCTGCCTGCGGTGTTATTTATTCCATTTTAACGGGGGCGGTTTGCGGCAAAGATATTGAGCAAAAAATTACTATGGGTTTAACATCGGCTGTTTCAAATGCCATTTATGAACTCACAGGACCTTCATGCTGCAAAGCATATATGTTTAAAGCTCTTGAAATTATCATTACCGATATTTACAGGGATTTCGGAGAAGTCATTTCCGGTAAAGATTTTGAAATAAAATGCGGTTTTGTCGAATTACATCCTCACGGGTGCAGAAAAGAGAAATGTCCTTATTATTCAGGCGTAATATTTAACTATAATAATAATGAATTTTCTTGCATATCGGCAGCCGCTGCGGAAAACAAAAATTCATTAATCTCAACTTCTTCAAATTTATTATCTGCTTCGTCTTTATCCGCTTTATCCGCGGCTGATTTAAATGCCGGTTCGCCGGTTGTCCCAGAACAGTTTGAAAAACAGCTTGAAAACAATAAACTCAATGCCGTAAAATATACGTTTGGCGAAAATAAGGTAAAAGCTGACAGCGCTCCATGCTGAGGCGCTAAATAAAGCCTGAGTTCAGGTTCTTCTATAATAATGGGAATGAATAAAATAATAGAAGTAGAGGTAAAGACTGGTTCAAAATTTAAAAAATTTGAAATCATAGAAAACGGCGGCAAAATTTGCAGCAGCAATAATAATAATAATAATTATGATAACAATAATAACAATAATGATATAACTGAAAATGTAGATAAAATTAAACTTTATATTACTGAGCGTCCTATAAACAATAAGGCTAATGAAGCTATAATTAAATATCTTTCAGAAATATTTAATACGCCGAAAAAGAATATTGAAATAATTAAAGGGCTAAAGATTAAGAATAAGCTCGTTAAAATTACCTTTTGATAATAAATTGAGAATATGTTTATGGTGTGTAAAGTATATAATCTGTGTTTTCTTTGATATTTCAGAAAAAATTTTCAAACATTCAAAAGCCCTTTCATCGTCAAAATTCACTAAAGCATCGTCTATTATCATCGGCATCGGTTCATTTGATTCGATATATTTTTCAAAACTGGCAAGGCGAAGCGAGAGGTAAAGCTGGTCGCAAGTGCCCTCGC
This genomic stretch from Candidatus Acididesulfobacter guangdongensis harbors:
- the rplS gene encoding 50S ribosomal protein L19 codes for the protein MEHEALKTDIPEFKAGDTLRVHQKIKEGDKQRIQIFEGVVIAKRGSGIRFSFTVRKNSYGVGVEKTFLAHSPLIEKIEFVYSGKVRREEEKIKELIPIVHIGPAHVKVKEVKLYGQDSLSNFKDFRVIK
- a CDS encoding cation transporter; this translates as MKPFLYIVYDILFMDEHNHIRHEKNLKLAFILTLCVLATEFFGAIISKSMALYADSGHIFVDASSLLLAWIAQSQIKKEPTAKNTYGFHRLGILTALLNAALLLIISIVLMYESYLRLIHPEIVNSKLMILFASISFIINIIIGFKIYKDTHQNLNIKSSFFHIIGDSIISFSIIIAGILTYLTRLYYFDTTIGLFVAPIIAIGAFSVINETINILLEAVPKEIDYIKVQEEILKVECVKNVHDLHIWSLSKSFILLSSHVLIDDKIKDSADLCCIINNIQYMLSKKFKINHTVIQPELTMCKKNNGYCVAHQI
- a CDS encoding DUF167 domain-containing protein; translated protein: MGMNKIIEVEVKTGSKFKKFEIIENGGKICSSNNNNNNYDNNNNNNDITENVDKIKLYITERPINNKANEAIIKYLSEIFNTPKKNIEIIKGLKIKNKLVKITF